One stretch of Streptomyces sp. MMBL 11-1 DNA includes these proteins:
- a CDS encoding ABC transporter permease — protein sequence MRRRTGPVAQERSEAANGRTGAAAQESPGARKRRTSTAARESLGVRQGSRRASAFLARRSLATHRRAWAAVIVATGAAAALVGAFAFVVGSLLVAAPPVQRYAGADAVVAADQKVSYTAKPWGSEPQTATAYLPERARLDSSVLAAVAGADGVAKAVADDSVPVSTGDGRPAVGRSWPSAALTRYELAEGRAPEDATEVVLDGALAAGGPTPGERVVLRADGAARTYTVSGIARTGHGGDAPPAVFFTEPRLTALAGHPGRIDAIGVVAEPGVSREALRDAIGAVLPERSGVPGSDRGVRVLTGAERGEAEQVDALGGRGDQLALLGSIGGTVLMVALLVIASTLSQAIRQRSGELALLRAVGASPRQLRSAIGREAGRVSAAAALLGGIGAVPLGLAMRSLLTTGPLPLPVPWWLPPAAALTGGLLVALLARPVAMLAARSVTRLRPTAALGAATADEPSEPGRFRTVAGVVLAFAGISSAGVAATQSGQAAGAAASGAAMSLVIAVALLGPRISRIALGVLGRPLRKAGGVSGFLAERAASAHTRRLATAFTPIVLVVAFVCVQLASGPTMERAAGQQASAALRADLVATGGGAGLPAGAARAVREAPGVTAATGVLRSAVVLADRQAGEPVLTRLPVLGVEARGLSGTLDPGVTAGDLDRLTGRDTVAVGADRAKSLDVGPGDRVALRLGDGTRVEPRVVAVYEHELGLGEFLFPREALAGHVSAARDQAVLIRTEAGPGADPAAAVRQALAPYGGGVTVRAATGDDVAIAPPVSDEDNAMIVIGVGVIGGFALLAVVSTLALITIGRRGEFRLLRMVGTGRRQLRRMLVLETGLVTFAGLVIGTAVAAVPLTAFAVSVAGTAPYLPPVHYAVIAGAVALAAAAGTLVPAASAGGRFALGRRAG from the coding sequence ATGAGGAGGCGTACGGGCCCGGTGGCCCAGGAGCGGTCGGAAGCGGCGAACGGACGTACGGGCGCGGCGGCCCAGGAGTCGCCGGGAGCACGGAAAAGACGTACGAGCACGGCGGCGCGGGAGTCGCTGGGGGTGCGGCAGGGATCGCGGCGGGCGTCGGCGTTCCTGGCCAGGCGGTCGCTGGCCACGCACCGGCGGGCCTGGGCGGCGGTGATCGTGGCGACGGGGGCCGCCGCCGCGCTGGTCGGCGCGTTCGCGTTCGTCGTCGGCTCGTTGCTGGTGGCCGCGCCGCCGGTGCAGCGGTACGCCGGCGCGGACGCGGTGGTGGCGGCGGACCAGAAGGTGTCGTACACGGCGAAGCCGTGGGGCAGTGAACCGCAGACGGCTACGGCGTATCTGCCGGAGCGGGCCCGCCTCGACAGTTCGGTGCTGGCCGCGGTGGCGGGGGCCGACGGCGTGGCGAAGGCGGTCGCGGACGATTCCGTGCCGGTCTCCACGGGCGACGGGCGGCCCGCGGTGGGCCGCTCCTGGCCGTCCGCCGCGCTCACCCGCTACGAGCTGGCCGAGGGCCGGGCCCCGGAGGACGCGACCGAGGTCGTCCTGGACGGCGCGCTCGCGGCGGGCGGCCCCACCCCGGGCGAGCGGGTGGTGCTGCGGGCCGACGGAGCCGCCCGGACCTACACCGTCAGCGGGATCGCCCGCACCGGACACGGCGGCGACGCTCCCCCGGCCGTGTTCTTCACCGAGCCCCGGCTGACCGCGCTGGCCGGGCATCCGGGGAGGATCGACGCGATCGGCGTGGTCGCGGAGCCGGGCGTCTCGCGGGAGGCGCTGCGGGACGCGATCGGCGCGGTGCTGCCGGAGCGTTCGGGCGTCCCCGGGTCCGACCGGGGCGTGCGGGTGCTGACGGGTGCGGAGCGCGGGGAGGCCGAGCAGGTGGACGCGCTCGGCGGACGCGGCGACCAGCTGGCCCTGCTCGGTTCGATCGGCGGCACCGTGCTGATGGTGGCGCTCCTCGTGATCGCCTCGACGCTGTCCCAGGCGATCCGTCAGCGGTCCGGGGAGCTGGCGCTGCTGCGTGCCGTGGGTGCCTCTCCCCGTCAACTGCGGTCCGCGATCGGCCGGGAGGCGGGCCGGGTGTCCGCCGCGGCGGCGCTGCTGGGCGGCATCGGTGCCGTGCCGCTGGGTCTCGCGATGCGTTCGCTGCTGACCACCGGTCCGCTGCCGCTGCCGGTGCCGTGGTGGCTGCCGCCCGCCGCGGCGCTGACCGGCGGGCTGCTGGTCGCGCTGCTGGCACGGCCGGTGGCGATGCTCGCCGCCCGGTCCGTCACCCGGCTGCGGCCGACCGCCGCGCTGGGCGCGGCGACGGCGGACGAGCCGAGCGAGCCGGGACGGTTCCGTACGGTGGCGGGGGTGGTGCTGGCGTTCGCCGGGATCAGCTCGGCGGGCGTGGCCGCGACGCAGAGCGGTCAGGCGGCGGGCGCCGCCGCCTCGGGCGCGGCGATGTCCCTGGTGATCGCGGTCGCCCTGCTGGGGCCCCGGATCTCCCGGATCGCCCTGGGCGTGCTGGGCCGTCCGCTGCGGAAGGCGGGCGGGGTCTCGGGGTTCCTGGCCGAGCGGGCCGCCTCGGCGCACACCCGGCGGCTCGCCACCGCGTTCACGCCGATCGTGCTGGTGGTCGCGTTCGTCTGCGTGCAGCTGGCCTCGGGGCCGACGATGGAGCGGGCCGCCGGCCAACAGGCGTCCGCCGCGCTGCGGGCGGACCTGGTGGCGACGGGCGGCGGGGCGGGGCTGCCCGCCGGGGCGGCCCGGGCGGTGCGGGAGGCTCCCGGCGTCACGGCGGCGACCGGGGTGCTGCGTTCGGCGGTGGTCCTGGCCGACCGGCAGGCCGGCGAGCCGGTGCTGACCCGGCTGCCGGTGCTGGGTGTGGAGGCGCGCGGTCTGTCCGGCACGCTCGACCCCGGCGTCACGGCAGGCGACCTGGACCGGCTCACGGGGCGGGACACGGTCGCGGTCGGGGCGGACCGGGCGAAGAGCCTGGACGTCGGCCCCGGGGACCGGGTCGCGCTGCGGCTCGGCGACGGTACGCGGGTGGAGCCCCGGGTCGTCGCGGTGTACGAACACGAGCTGGGCCTGGGCGAGTTCCTCTTCCCGCGCGAGGCGCTGGCGGGCCATGTCTCGGCCGCGCGGGACCAGGCCGTCCTGATCCGGACGGAGGCCGGGCCCGGTGCGGACCCGGCGGCCGCGGTGCGGCAGGCGCTGGCTCCGTACGGCGGCGGGGTGACGGTGCGGGCCGCCACGGGCGACGACGTGGCGATCGCTCCGCCCGTGTCGGACGAGGACAACGCGATGATCGTCATCGGCGTCGGGGTGATCGGCGGCTTCGCGCTGCTGGCCGTGGTCAGCACCCTGGCGCTGATCACCATCGGCCGGCGGGGCGAGTTCCGGCTGCTGCGGATGGTCGGCACGGGGCGCCGGCAGCTCCGGCGGATGCTGGTGCTGGAGACCGGCCTGGTCACCTTCGCCGGGCTGGTGATCGGCACGGCGGTGGCGGCGGTCCCGCTGACCGCGTTCGCCGTCTCGGTGGCGGGCACGGCCCCGTATCTCCCGCCGGTGCACTACGCGGTGATCGCGGGGGCGGTGGCGCTCGCCGCGGCGGCCGGGACGCTGGTCCCGGCCGCGTCGGCCGGGGGACGCTTCGCCCTGGGACGCCGGGCGGGGTGA
- a CDS encoding ABC transporter ATP-binding protein, with amino-acid sequence MGTTLVEQGAALGLEGVSRSYGRRGSSRRTTALDGVSCAVPAGSFTAVVGPSGSGKSTFLQVAAGLDRPTSGTVRIAGTDLGSLSEAALTRLRRDRIGFVFQSHALNLVPSLSIEENVVLPLVLGGADPGSPDVLARGRELLARVGLAGRGGDGPSTLSGGQQQRVAVARALVTEPEVIFADEPTASLDPESAALVLALLRDAVRIEGRTVVMVTHDPVAASWADTVLTMDGGRLR; translated from the coding sequence GTGGGTACGACGTTGGTGGAGCAGGGAGCCGCGCTCGGTCTGGAGGGGGTGAGCCGGAGCTACGGGCGGCGCGGGAGCAGTCGGAGGACGACGGCCCTCGACGGGGTCAGCTGCGCGGTCCCGGCCGGCAGTTTCACCGCGGTGGTCGGCCCCTCGGGTTCGGGCAAGAGCACCTTCCTCCAGGTCGCGGCGGGCCTGGACCGGCCGACCTCGGGCACGGTCAGGATCGCCGGCACGGATCTCGGGTCGCTCTCGGAAGCGGCGCTGACCCGGCTGCGGCGGGACCGGATCGGGTTCGTCTTCCAGTCGCACGCGCTCAACCTGGTGCCCTCGCTGTCCATCGAGGAGAACGTGGTGCTGCCGCTGGTGCTGGGCGGCGCGGACCCGGGCAGCCCCGATGTGCTGGCGCGGGGACGGGAGTTGCTGGCCCGGGTGGGTCTCGCGGGGCGCGGCGGCGACGGGCCGTCGACGCTGTCGGGCGGCCAGCAGCAGCGGGTCGCGGTGGCGCGGGCCCTGGTGACGGAGCCCGAGGTGATCTTCGCGGACGAGCCGACCGCCTCCCTCGACCCGGAGTCCGCCGCGCTGGTGCTGGCGCTGCTGCGGGACGCCGTACGGATCGAGGGCCGCACGGTCGTGATGGTCACCCATGACCCGGTGGCGGCGAGCTGGGCCGACACCGTGCTGACGATGGACGGCGGCCGGCTGCGATGA
- a CDS encoding sensor histidine kinase gives MSSSPPGPLTVAVRRSWDASRYLLIGIGVAMLTYVGAFLVVAALLFAVAVIGLPALPEAATLLRRAASAESRRAAARLGPGHRPASYPPLGGVELTERVRRTLTDRTTWRLALWLPLQTLFGMGLGYLTMILWPVALLVDGVALSVVGLVDRHRADEYGIEPPDRPGWALRWHPVLADLSAGWTMALLAPPPAAELTERIAHLTESRAGAVAAHGAELRRIERDLHDGAQARIVALSMRIGLAKQLLDRDPAAARARLDEAQDGADAALAELRHVVRGIHPPVLTDRGLAGAVRALAADVAVPVTADLDGVEDGRLPAAIEAAAYFVVAEALTNISKHSGATTARVRIDRPPGILRVTIGDDGRGGADERAGSGLVGIRRRVAALDGTTRVSSPAGGPTDIEVELPCGS, from the coding sequence ATGAGCAGCTCCCCACCCGGTCCCCTCACGGTCGCCGTCCGGCGTTCCTGGGACGCCTCGCGCTACCTCCTCATCGGCATCGGGGTCGCGATGCTGACCTACGTCGGCGCGTTCCTGGTCGTGGCGGCCCTCCTGTTCGCCGTCGCGGTCATCGGGCTGCCCGCGCTGCCGGAGGCCGCCACACTGCTGCGCCGGGCCGCCTCGGCCGAGAGCCGCCGGGCGGCGGCCCGGCTCGGACCGGGACACCGCCCCGCCTCGTACCCGCCCCTGGGCGGCGTCGAGCTGACCGAACGGGTCCGGCGGACGCTCACCGACCGGACCACCTGGCGGCTCGCCCTCTGGCTGCCCCTCCAGACCCTCTTCGGCATGGGGCTCGGCTACCTCACGATGATCCTCTGGCCCGTCGCCCTGCTGGTGGACGGCGTCGCGCTGTCCGTCGTGGGACTGGTGGACCGGCACCGGGCCGACGAGTACGGCATCGAGCCGCCCGACCGGCCGGGCTGGGCGCTGCGCTGGCACCCGGTGCTGGCCGACCTCTCGGCGGGCTGGACCATGGCCCTGCTCGCCCCGCCGCCCGCCGCCGAACTCACCGAGCGGATCGCCCACCTCACCGAGAGCCGGGCCGGCGCGGTCGCCGCGCACGGGGCCGAGCTGCGGCGCATCGAGCGGGACCTGCACGACGGCGCCCAGGCCAGGATCGTCGCCCTGTCGATGCGGATCGGGCTCGCCAAGCAACTGCTCGACCGCGATCCGGCCGCCGCGCGGGCCCGCCTGGACGAGGCGCAGGACGGCGCCGACGCCGCGCTCGCCGAGCTGCGGCACGTGGTGCGCGGCATCCACCCGCCGGTCCTCACCGACCGTGGACTGGCCGGTGCGGTACGGGCGTTGGCCGCCGATGTCGCCGTACCCGTCACGGCGGACCTGGACGGGGTGGAGGACGGGAGGCTGCCCGCCGCGATCGAGGCCGCCGCCTACTTCGTGGTCGCCGAGGCGCTCACCAACATCAGCAAGCACAGCGGCGCCACCACCGCCCGGGTCCGCATCGACCGGCCCCCCGGCATCCTGCGGGTGACCATCGGCGACGATGGTCGCGGCGGCGCGGACGAACGCGCCGGCAGCGGGCTGGTGGGCATCCGGCGGCGGGTCGCCGCGCTGGACGGCACCACCCGCGTCAGCAGCCCCGCCGGGGGGCCGACGGACATCGAAGTGGAGCTGCCGTGCGGATCGTGA
- a CDS encoding LuxR C-terminal-related transcriptional regulator — MRIVIAEDNALLREGLVLLLTSSGHEVVADAAAGPEILPALLEHRPDVAVLDVRLPPTFRDEGLRAAIAARAELPDLPILVLSQYVEETYAAELLARGARGIGYLLKDRVGRVEQFLEALDRVAAGGTALDPEVVTQLLTRKASAGPLQSLTAREREVLEHMAQGKANATIAAELTVSERAVSKHIGSIFAKLGLEPDDGAVHRRVLAVLAYLEGRGGH, encoded by the coding sequence GTGCGGATCGTGATCGCCGAGGACAACGCCCTCCTGCGCGAGGGCCTCGTCCTCCTGCTCACCAGTTCGGGACACGAGGTGGTGGCCGACGCGGCGGCCGGCCCGGAGATCCTGCCCGCCCTGCTCGAACACCGCCCGGACGTCGCCGTGCTGGACGTACGGCTGCCACCCACCTTCCGCGACGAGGGGCTGCGGGCCGCGATCGCCGCCCGCGCCGAACTGCCCGACCTGCCGATCCTGGTCCTCTCCCAGTACGTCGAGGAGACGTACGCCGCCGAGCTGCTCGCCCGGGGCGCCCGGGGCATCGGCTACCTGCTCAAGGACCGGGTGGGCCGGGTCGAGCAGTTCCTGGAGGCCCTGGACCGGGTGGCGGCGGGCGGCACCGCCCTCGACCCGGAGGTCGTCACGCAGCTCCTCACCCGCAAAGCCTCGGCGGGCCCGCTCCAGAGCCTCACCGCCCGGGAGCGCGAAGTCCTGGAACACATGGCGCAGGGCAAGGCCAACGCCACCATCGCCGCCGAACTCACCGTCTCCGAACGGGCGGTGAGCAAGCACATCGGCTCGATCTTCGCCAAGCTCGGCCTGGAGCCGGACGACGGCGCCGTCCACCGCCGCGTCCTCGCGGTGCTGGCTTACCTGGAGGGCCGGGGCGGACACTGA
- a CDS encoding VOC family protein, whose translation MSRIALVTLVVRDYDEALAFYRDALGFELVEDTDRGDGTRWVVVRPRGSAPGTGLLLARAKDGVQSRAIGAQAGGRVGFFLHTEDFAADHARMTAAGVRFLEEPRHETYGSVAVFEDLYGNRWDLLQPAA comes from the coding sequence ATGTCCCGTATCGCCCTGGTCACCCTGGTCGTCCGCGACTACGACGAGGCCCTCGCGTTCTACCGCGACGCGCTCGGCTTCGAACTGGTGGAGGACACCGACCGGGGCGACGGCACCCGCTGGGTGGTGGTGCGCCCGCGCGGGTCCGCGCCCGGCACGGGGCTGCTGCTGGCCCGCGCGAAGGACGGGGTCCAGAGCCGGGCGATCGGCGCGCAGGCGGGCGGCCGGGTCGGCTTCTTCCTGCACACCGAGGACTTCGCGGCCGACCACGCCCGGATGACGGCGGCCGGGGTGCGGTTCCTGGAGGAGCCCCGGCACGAGACGTACGGCTCGGTCGCGGTCTTCGAGGACCTCTACGGCAACCGCTGGGACCTGCTCCAGCCGGCCGCCTGA
- a CDS encoding nucleoside/nucleotide kinase family protein, which produces MDILDGTTTGGRAALTDRARALAETGRRRVLGIAGPPGAGKSTLAERLVAALGGRAALVPMDGFHLAAAELERLGRADRKGAPDTFDAAGYAALLRRLRAPDPLHAVYAPSFDRSLEEPVAGSLPVPPDVPLVVTEGNYLLLDEGPWAPVRALLDEVWFLEPDPEARVRRLVDRHVRHGRARRGAEEWVARSDEANARLVARGRDRADLIVRL; this is translated from the coding sequence ATGGACATCCTGGACGGCACGACCACCGGCGGCCGGGCCGCGCTGACGGACCGGGCCCGCGCCCTCGCGGAGACCGGGAGACGGCGTGTGCTGGGGATCGCGGGTCCGCCCGGAGCCGGGAAGTCCACTCTGGCGGAACGGCTCGTCGCGGCCCTGGGCGGACGCGCCGCCCTCGTCCCGATGGACGGCTTCCATCTCGCCGCCGCCGAGCTGGAGCGCCTCGGCCGCGCCGACCGCAAAGGCGCCCCCGACACCTTCGACGCGGCCGGGTACGCGGCCCTGCTGCGGCGGCTGCGCGCCCCGGACCCGCTGCACGCGGTCTACGCCCCGTCCTTCGACCGGTCGCTTGAGGAGCCGGTCGCGGGTTCGCTGCCCGTACCGCCGGACGTCCCGCTCGTCGTCACCGAGGGGAACTACCTGCTGCTCGACGAGGGCCCCTGGGCCCCGGTGCGCGCCCTGCTGGACGAGGTGTGGTTCCTGGAACCCGACCCGGAGGCGCGGGTGCGCCGGCTCGTCGACCGCCATGTCCGCCACGGCAGGGCCCGGCGCGGCGCGGAGGAGTGGGTGGCCCGGTCCGACGAGGCGAACGCCCGGCTGGTGGCGCGGGGCCGGGACCGGGCGGATCTGATCGTGCGCCTCTGA
- a CDS encoding aminopeptidase P family protein has translation MSTPSSSAHQPAPPPFTADDYRARMARAAESAAEAGLAGVIVAPGPDLVHLTGYRPVSTERLTLLVLRAGQDPVLVVPTLEAPDAAAATGAPAITLRDWTDGKDPYAVTAPLLDAEGRFAVSDNAWAMHLLGLQRELPGTSYTALTEALPMLRAVKDAAELERLTAAGAAADATYEEILKVRFSGRREVDVATDLAALLREFGHSQVDFTVVGSGPNGANPHHEAGTRTIERGDMVVLDFGGLKHGYGSDTSRTVHVGEPTAEEQRVHDIVREAQQAGCAAVRPGAACQEIDRAARAVITEFGYGERFIHRTGHGIGVTTHEPPYMIEGEEQPLVPGMCFSVEPGIYLPGRFGVRIEDIVAVTEDGGRRLNTTARELAVVE, from the coding sequence ATGTCCACCCCGAGCTCGTCCGCCCACCAGCCCGCCCCGCCGCCCTTCACCGCCGACGACTACCGGGCCCGGATGGCGCGCGCCGCCGAGTCCGCCGCCGAGGCCGGGCTCGCCGGGGTGATCGTCGCGCCGGGCCCCGACCTCGTCCACCTCACCGGCTACCGCCCCGTGAGCACCGAACGCCTCACCCTCCTCGTGCTGCGGGCCGGCCAGGACCCGGTCCTGGTGGTCCCGACCCTGGAGGCCCCCGACGCGGCCGCCGCCACCGGCGCACCCGCCATCACCCTGCGGGACTGGACCGACGGCAAGGACCCGTACGCGGTGACCGCCCCGCTGCTGGACGCCGAGGGCCGCTTCGCCGTCAGCGACAACGCCTGGGCGATGCACCTGCTCGGCCTGCAACGGGAGCTGCCGGGCACCTCCTACACCGCGCTCACCGAAGCGCTCCCGATGCTCCGCGCGGTGAAGGACGCCGCCGAGCTGGAACGGCTCACCGCCGCCGGTGCCGCCGCCGACGCCACGTACGAGGAGATCCTCAAGGTGCGCTTCTCCGGCCGCCGCGAGGTCGACGTGGCCACCGATCTCGCTGCCCTGCTCCGCGAGTTCGGGCACTCCCAGGTCGACTTCACCGTCGTCGGCTCCGGCCCGAACGGGGCCAATCCGCACCACGAGGCGGGGACCCGCACCATCGAGCGCGGCGACATGGTCGTCCTCGACTTCGGCGGCCTCAAGCACGGCTACGGCTCCGACACCTCCCGTACGGTCCACGTCGGCGAGCCCACCGCCGAGGAGCAGCGGGTCCACGACATCGTCCGCGAGGCCCAGCAGGCGGGCTGCGCCGCCGTGCGGCCCGGTGCCGCCTGCCAGGAGATCGACCGGGCCGCCCGCGCGGTGATCACCGAATTTGGCTACGGCGAGCGGTTCATCCACCGCACCGGCCACGGCATCGGTGTCACCACCCACGAGCCGCCCTACATGATCGAGGGCGAGGAGCAGCCGCTGGTGCCCGGTATGTGCTTCTCCGTGGAGCCGGGCATCTATCTCCCGGGCCGCTTCGGCGTCCGGATCGAGGACATCGTGGCCGTCACCGAGGACGGCGGGCGGCGGCTCAACACCACCGCCCGCGAACTGGCCGTCGTCGAGTAG
- a CDS encoding aldo/keto reductase — MKQRFLGRSGLRVSELCLGTMTFGQDTDEAAAHRILDTFTAAGGTFVDTADVYNHGVSEEIVGRWLKGRRRDDLVIATKVFGTMGESPNAGGLSRKHIVSAVEASLRRLGTDHIDLYQTHVWDATTPVEETLSTLDTLVKAGKVRYLGASNVSASQLQRSQDLADRNGWERYVSLQPLYNLLAREIEWELVPVSAAEGVGIIPWSPLQGGWLTGKYRRGMTAAAPGTREARYQEELGREAWRERDNEETWRVVEAVVAVAGETGRTPAQTALRWLLGRPGVTAPIVGARTPEQLADSLGAVGWELTAEQAERLDAASARPLPYPYDVLHRFRDREPRDD, encoded by the coding sequence ATGAAGCAGCGATTCCTGGGGCGTTCGGGGCTGCGCGTCAGTGAACTGTGCCTGGGCACGATGACGTTCGGCCAGGACACCGACGAGGCGGCCGCCCATCGGATCCTCGACACGTTCACGGCGGCGGGCGGCACCTTCGTCGACACCGCCGACGTGTACAACCACGGCGTCTCCGAGGAGATCGTCGGCCGGTGGCTGAAGGGACGCAGACGCGACGATCTCGTCATCGCCACCAAGGTGTTCGGGACGATGGGCGAGTCCCCGAACGCGGGCGGCCTGAGCCGCAAGCACATCGTGTCGGCGGTGGAGGCGAGCCTGCGCCGCCTCGGCACGGACCACATCGACCTCTACCAGACGCATGTGTGGGACGCGACGACGCCGGTCGAGGAGACCCTCTCCACCCTGGACACGCTGGTGAAGGCGGGCAAGGTCCGCTACCTCGGCGCGAGCAACGTCTCGGCCTCCCAGCTCCAGCGCTCCCAGGACCTCGCGGACCGCAACGGCTGGGAACGGTACGTCTCCCTCCAGCCGCTGTACAACCTGCTGGCGCGGGAGATCGAGTGGGAGCTGGTCCCCGTCAGCGCGGCGGAGGGCGTCGGCATCATCCCGTGGAGCCCGCTCCAGGGCGGCTGGCTGACCGGCAAGTACCGGCGCGGGATGACCGCCGCCGCGCCGGGCACCCGGGAGGCCCGCTACCAGGAGGAGCTGGGCCGGGAGGCCTGGCGGGAGCGGGACAACGAGGAGACCTGGCGGGTCGTGGAGGCGGTCGTCGCGGTGGCCGGGGAGACGGGCCGCACCCCGGCGCAGACCGCGCTGCGCTGGCTGCTCGGCCGCCCCGGCGTCACCGCGCCGATCGTCGGGGCCCGGACTCCGGAGCAGCTGGCCGACAGTCTCGGTGCGGTGGGCTGGGAGCTGACGGCGGAGCAGGCCGAGCGGCTGGACGCGGCGAGCGCCCGGCCGCTGCCCTACCCGTACGACGTCCTGCACCGCTTCCGTGACCGGGAGCCGCGCGACGACTGA
- the treZ gene encoding malto-oligosyltrehalose trehalohydrolase, whose product MQFEVWAPEADSVVLEAAGVRCPMERDAGREGWWTAGAEAWDGDRYGFRLDGGPLLPDPRSRRQPDGPDGPSAVVDQEAYAWREAWTGRRLNRAVLYELHVGTYTPEGTFDAAAARLGHLAGLGVTHVSLMPVCPFPGVNGWGYEGVSLWAVHEPYGGPEGLKRFVDTAHGLGLGVVLDVVHNHLGPSGNHLPAFGPYFTDTHHTPWGAAVNLDAPGSDEVRAFLLGSALAWLRDYRLDGLRLDAVHALADTRALTFLEELSAAVDALAVEVGRPLGLIAESDLCDPRTTTPRPAGGLGLHAQWNDDFHHALHTALTGESQGYYADFARAPLAALAKTVTSGFFHNGTFSSFRGRTHGRPVDVTRTPAHRFVGYAQTHDQIGNRALGDRLATSLSPGLQACAAALVLTGPFTPMLFMGEEWGARTPWQFFTDHTDPELAEAVRAGRRREFGAHGWAEEEIPDPQDPATRDRSCLDWAEPERGPHARLLAWYRELIALRRTLPDLHDPDLASVKTAFDEDARWLAYRRGDLRIAVNLADKPAAVPLGSGRHRRSGGRVLAAWEPVAAPGADGVLHLPPESCVVLADD is encoded by the coding sequence ATGCAGTTCGAGGTGTGGGCCCCCGAGGCGGACTCGGTCGTGCTGGAGGCGGCGGGCGTCCGGTGCCCGATGGAGCGCGACGCCGGGCGCGAGGGGTGGTGGACGGCCGGGGCGGAGGCCTGGGACGGGGACCGGTACGGGTTCCGGCTGGACGGCGGACCGCTGCTGCCGGACCCCCGTTCGCGGCGTCAGCCGGACGGGCCCGACGGCCCGAGCGCGGTCGTCGACCAGGAGGCGTACGCCTGGCGCGAGGCGTGGACGGGGCGGCGGCTGAACCGCGCGGTGCTGTACGAGCTGCACGTGGGGACGTACACCCCCGAGGGCACCTTCGACGCGGCGGCGGCGCGGCTGGGCCATCTGGCGGGGCTGGGCGTCACCCATGTGTCGCTTATGCCGGTCTGCCCGTTCCCGGGTGTCAACGGCTGGGGGTACGAGGGCGTCTCGCTGTGGGCGGTGCACGAGCCGTACGGCGGCCCCGAGGGACTGAAGCGCTTTGTCGACACGGCGCACGGGCTGGGGCTCGGGGTGGTCCTGGACGTCGTCCACAACCACCTGGGCCCGTCCGGGAACCACCTGCCCGCCTTCGGCCCGTACTTCACCGACACCCACCACACCCCGTGGGGCGCGGCGGTCAACCTGGACGCTCCGGGCTCCGACGAGGTGCGGGCGTTCCTGCTGGGCAGCGCCCTGGCCTGGCTGCGCGACTACCGGCTCGACGGGCTGCGGCTCGACGCGGTGCACGCGCTGGCCGACACCCGGGCGCTGACCTTCCTGGAGGAGTTGTCGGCGGCGGTCGACGCGCTGGCCGTCGAGGTGGGCCGGCCGCTCGGGCTGATCGCCGAGTCCGACCTCTGCGACCCGCGCACCACGACCCCGCGTCCGGCCGGCGGCCTCGGGCTGCACGCCCAGTGGAACGACGACTTCCACCACGCCCTGCACACCGCGCTCACCGGCGAGTCCCAGGGCTACTACGCCGACTTCGCCCGCGCCCCGCTCGCCGCCCTCGCCAAGACGGTGACGTCGGGGTTCTTCCACAACGGGACCTTCTCCAGCTTCCGGGGCCGCACCCACGGCCGACCGGTCGACGTGACGCGCACCCCGGCCCACCGCTTCGTGGGCTACGCGCAGACGCACGACCAGATCGGCAACCGGGCGCTCGGCGACCGGCTGGCCACCTCCCTGTCCCCCGGCCTCCAGGCGTGCGCCGCCGCGCTCGTGCTCACCGGCCCCTTCACCCCGATGCTGTTCATGGGCGAGGAGTGGGGGGCGCGGACCCCGTGGCAGTTCTTCACCGACCACACGGACCCGGAGCTGGCCGAGGCCGTACGCGCGGGCAGGCGGCGGGAGTTCGGCGCGCACGGCTGGGCCGAGGAGGAGATCCCCGACCCGCAGGACCCCGCGACCCGGGACCGGTCCTGTCTCGACTGGGCCGAGCCGGAGCGCGGACCGCACGCCCGTCTGCTCGCCTGGTACCGCGAACTCATCGCGCTGCGGCGTACGTTGCCGGATCTGCACGATCCCGACCTGGCCTCGGTGAAGACGGCGTTCGACGAGGACGCGCGCTGGCTCGCGTACCGCAGGGGCGATCTGCGGATCGCGGTGAACCTCGCGGACAAGCCGGCCGCCGTCCCGCTGGGCTCGGGCCGCCACCGGCGGTCCGGTGGGCGGGTGTTGGCGGCCTGGGAGCCGGTGGCGGCCCCGGGGGCGGACGGGGTCCTGCATCTGCCGCCGGAGTCGTGCGTGGTACTGGCCGACGACTGA